The proteins below are encoded in one region of Pseudoduganella armeniaca:
- a CDS encoding thioester domain-containing protein, protein MKTIANLIVKSIAAAALTVAGAAHAGVIVKSVGSQGILTQAGANFGTDSIGRTVPVWSVTDDATLLAFCIDPFTPMVTSTTTYAATPNAVFGDKVKRLYSQYYSGIDYSGSGALTGDKKVTALSFQLALWELVADNGNLASGALAAVLSDNGAKAQAVISGANAMLATAQDESIAIANKYRFTTYTATGSQSVVTVSAVPEPSSLAMFGLGLAALGVVARRRRG, encoded by the coding sequence ATGAAAACCATCGCCAACCTGATCGTCAAATCCATCGCCGCCGCCGCCCTGACCGTGGCCGGCGCCGCCCATGCGGGCGTCATCGTCAAGTCCGTCGGCTCGCAGGGCATCCTGACGCAAGCCGGCGCCAATTTCGGCACCGACAGCATCGGCCGCACCGTGCCGGTGTGGAGCGTGACGGACGACGCCACGCTGCTGGCCTTCTGCATCGACCCGTTCACGCCGATGGTCACCAGCACCACGACGTATGCCGCGACGCCCAACGCCGTCTTCGGCGACAAGGTCAAGCGGCTGTACTCGCAGTACTACTCGGGCATCGATTACTCGGGCAGCGGCGCGCTGACCGGCGACAAGAAGGTGACGGCTCTGAGCTTCCAGCTGGCCCTGTGGGAGCTGGTCGCCGACAACGGTAACCTGGCCAGCGGCGCGCTGGCGGCTGTCCTGTCGGACAACGGCGCCAAGGCGCAGGCCGTCATCAGCGGCGCCAACGCCATGCTGGCGACCGCGCAGGACGAGAGCATCGCCATCGCCAACAAGTACCGCTTCACCACCTACACGGCGACCGGCTCGCAGAGCGTCGTGACCGTCAGCGCCGTGCCGGAACCGTCGTCGCTGGCGATGTTCGGCCTGGGCCTGGCTGCGCTGGGCGTCGTCGCCCGCCGTCGCCGCGGCTGA